In the genome of uncultured Sphaerochaeta sp., the window TCAATTTTACTTTCCGGACGCTCAGCGAGGAGAAGGGGATTGAGTTCTGGACCTTCTGCAAGCAAGCCGAGCATACCGATGAGTACGACCTTGAGGTTGACCGGCGTCAGGTGGAGATGGCCATGGCACAGGAGCATTGTGTGCTTGGCAGTCGCTTGGCAATCTGGATGCTCAAGGATGCAGATCTCAAGATCTACCTGACGGCAAGCAGCGAGGAGCGGGCCAGAAGAATCACCGAACGGGAGGGCGGAAGCCTCTCTGAGCGGATGGAGCAGACCCAGCGCCGTGATGCGAATGACAGCAAGCGCTATCTTCGCCTCTATGGCATCGACAACAGCGACACAAGCATTGCCGACCTGGTGATCGATACCTCACAGCTCGGACCCGAGCAGGTTGCAGATCTCATCATTGCGGAGGTGCACAAGCGTGACAAACATTAGACGCCTTTGCCTGCTTCTGGTTCTCCTGGTGCTTTCTCTTGGGTCGGTGTCTGCCAAGAGCTATGTGGGTGTTTCCCAGTCGCTGGCAGCAAGCTCGGTTGAAGTGGGGTTCCTGACCAGAGGCTTCGAGCAAAATCTGGTATACTCGCTTCCCACGGTGCAGACGGATGCATCTTCCTGGATCGACAACAGCGCACTCTCGGCACACCTGCTCTACCGGTTCCACCAGTTCAATCCCCTTGTTGTGGGCGTTGGGGTGAAGACGCAGGGTGGTTGGCAGGAAGATGATTACTATGCCGTGGGCTTGGGGGGAGTGCTCAGCCTTTCCTATGAGTTCCTCGGCCGCCATGGCATGTTCTTTGCCGAGGCGTCCTACCTGCCTTGGATCTACCAGGACGGCAGTGCCTCTACTGACTATGTGGACAAGATGCTCGCCCAGTACGTGCGTCTTGGCTATCGGCATGTATTGTAAGGTCTGTACATTTTGTGGAAAAATCTTTATGCTATCAAAGTTGCAGATAGTTGTTCTGCAGACTGACAAGGAGTTATACGGTGAGCATTCCATTGAACAGCCTTATTGATTATGAGGACAATATCTACCAAATTACCTGCGTGGCAATCAAGGAAGCGAACATCCTGAGCAATCCTGGGTGTGGCGGTAAAGAGATCGAGGAGAACAATGGGAAAATCGTCAGCGAGGTTCTCACCAGAGCTCTCAAAGGTGAAATCCATTTCGAAGCCTCAGAAGAAGCCTGATTTCGGCAAACCCATCATTTTTATCTTCGGCCCGACTGGGGTCGGAAAAACAGAACTTCTGCTGGATCTCGATCCGCAGAGGTTTTCTGTTATCAACGCAGACTCAATCCAAGTGTATCGCTATCTGGACATTGGCTCAGCCAAGGCTCCCCAGTCGGTGCAAGCTGCAATCAAGCACTATCTGATCGATATCCAGGACCCGTGGCAACAGTTCTCCGTCGGTGACTTCATCGAACAGGCTGATCAGGCCTGCCGGGAACTCTGGGATGAGGGAAAGGTGCCGGTGGTGTGCGGGGGAACCGCATACTACTTCAAGCATTTTCTCTTCGGCCTGAGTGAGGCTCCTCCCAGTGATGAGCTCATCCGCAAGCATATCGCAACGCAGATTGAGGAGCAGGGAAGGGCTTGGGCCTATGAGTACCTGGAGCGAGTCGACCCCGTCTCCTTTGCACGCATCCACAGTTCCGACATCTATCGGATCTCCCGTGCCCTTGAGGTGTGGGAAACCTGTGGCCGGCCGCTCTCCAGTTTCAGCATTCCCACCGAGAAACGGAATGGCATGCAACCCCTGGTCATAGGGTTGCAGCGAGAGCCTGAAGTGCTCCGCCAGCGGCTTGGGCTTCGCATCAAGATGATGTTCGATGAGGGGTTGGAAGAAGAAATCCGCTCCCTGATCCGCAGGGGCGCCCAGTCCTGGTGGCCGGGTCTTCAGGGCATCGGTTACCGTGAGTTCTTCCAGGCCCGAGAGCATGGGGAGTGGTCGCGCTCCCTGATCGCCGACCAGATAGAACGAAACAGCCGCTTCTATGCGAAGCGGCAGCTCACCTTTTTCAGAAGTTTTGCAGATGCGCTCTGGAAGGATCCCTCTGACAAGCAGGAGATCCTTGACTGCATCGGGGAGTACCTCAGAACCGTTTCTGGGTAGGAACGACTAGACGTTCCACAAATTCCACGTTCACCGCCTTGATGCCGGTAATCTCGTACCAACCCCGTTTGCCCAGTTCCACACTAAACTGCTGTGTTATGCGGTAGAGGTAGATCGGCACTCCCTCAGTCGGGACCTGTTCTTCCCCTTCATCAGCGTAGGAGTAGGGGGTGTAGAGCGTTCCTGTGGCAGTGAAAGTCGTTTCATCCTGTTGCACCACCCCAAGATCGGCAACCCCATAGAGGAATGTTCCCTCCACCAGGGCCGGCTTTCCGTCGGCGATCCAACGGTTCGGGTCAACCTGGCTGTTGATGCCCTCGTAGGCCTGGCGGGTCTGCCGGGTAACAAAGAGGTTGGTCACTTCCATGGACGCAGGGTTCTTCGTGCCCTTTGCAAGGGAGGCTTCCATCTTCTGCAGATCAAGTGAGTTCTGACCTGCGTAATACTCCTCAACAACCTGCACTTGGCTCATTCCCGCAGTGTAGGGCGGGGTAAGGGCAAGCTGGATGCGGCTGGTGGTGAACCAGGCGACAGCTCCTACGCTCAGAACGACAGTGATGACAATCCATCCCTTCTTTCTCCAGAAAATCTTTCGGTTGGCACGCTTTGTCTGTGCTTCCACAAACTTCCTGCACGCTTCGATCGACAGATAGGCATCCCGCACTGGGGCTTGGTCCAAGCTTTCCAAATCCCATGCAAGCTTCTCGGTCTGCTCCAGGAAGGTGGACAGTGCTGCCTGACTCTCCTTGTTGCCTGCTGCATCCCGTTGCCGGGTGAGGCTCAGGGTGAGGGTGGTGTGGATGAAGGCCGCCGTGGACTGGGCAAGCGGGGTCTGTGCTGAGGTGATGGGCAGGGGCCTGAAGGCGTCCTCCCGCGTCAGGCGGTCGGCAAAGGGAGCAAAGCCGAGTGCTGCATAGTAGAGCAATTGTCCCATCTGGTCACAAAGGGAGAAGGGGGCGTGGATGCCATGATGCACCCACGCTGAGATATTTTGGTATCGGTCATCCTCCTCAGCGGTGGAGGAGAAGAGGTCTCCCAGGGTTTGGGGAAGTATGAGAAGCCTTCCGTCCTCGATGCCCCAGACTCTCCACAGCGGCAGGATGCCGCTGCTCAGGTCGAGGAACTCGGAACTGAGACGGGAAAGGGCATCGGCAAGACGGCGGACCCACAAGAGGGCCTTGTCGCGCTTCTTGGTTGCAATCTCTGCGAACGGGAACAGCTGCAGATGGTCAAAGTAAAGGCAACGTTCTCCCTCTATGATGGAGATTCCCTTCCAGTACCAGCTTGTCAGAGTTCCCTCCTCGTAGAGATATCCTTTCTCTTTTTCTCCTTGCAGCAGGTATGAGGGAAGCTCGACCTCTTGGGGTGCGATGGTGATGCATCGCATCAGCTCTCCTTCGATCAGATGATCAAAGGTTCGTTTCACTGGCATGTCTTTCTCCTAAGCTGGCACTGAGGTGCCAAACGTCTTTCTCTTTTCCTTCCCCAAGTACTGAAGGAGCTGGATGCTCTTGTCCTTTGCAGTACCAGCTGTTGAGCTGCCATCGCCGGATGGCCCAAGGCTGGCGTCTGATCGCTTCCAATGAAGGAAGGTTGCAGCAACTAATCAGATGATGTTGCCCTGCTTCCCAGAGGTCGGAACCTTGGCGCAAGAGGTCTGCAAGGGTGTTCGCATGGTCGGCTGCAACATCGCTGGGAAGCAGTGCATTGGCATTGCTGCTGACGACAAACAGGGTATCGGGTTCTTTTTCGGTGATGGTACGCAGCAGGTATGCCAATTTTGCTGTCTGTTCTTTGGTGCAGGACCCTACCGCAAGGCCGAGCACGGGGGTGTCAGGCAGGTAGGAGTGGATGAAGGGAAGGGTGAGTTCAAAGGCACTCTCCTCCTCAAAATAGCTGTCCTGGAGAGCCAGATGGGGAGCATGGAGGGTTTGGAGATGCATACGCATCCCAGTGGCAAACCTGATGTGCATCCCTCCGACAACCATACCCTCTTGTGTCGGACTGAAGACAAAGGCTGGTTCGTCGCACAACAGAACCTCCTGATGGAGGGGAACAAGCACCACCACCAGTTTGCATGGAAGGCCGGAAGCAAGGGAAAAACTTGCATGCAGGGCTTCCATGCTCAGATCATAGGCTGCATGGGGACACAACAAAGCGGAAGGAAGGGTGCAGAGATGCTCAGCTGACTCCCTTGTTTGGGTTGCCTTTTCCAGTTCAGCCGGATCCTCCGGGTAGAATATCACTTGGTGGTGCGCTTCAAGCATGCTCATCCTCCAAAAGTAATCGTGCCAGACGGCTTTCGTCCAGTACAACCGACAGGTTTTTTTCCTGGGTGGGCAGTACCAGTCCGGTTTTGCCTCCTTTGGCACGTCTGAGATGCTTGACTTGCGTGTAATACAGGTCTGCCTTACCCTGGCTTTTGGCTTTGCTGAACACCAAGGCAAGATTTGCGGCATCCAGAAGGACATCGAGCGGTACGCTCTTGTTTTTCACAAACTTGATGAAGACGTATCCCCCGGGAAAATCCCTGGTATGCATCCAGTAGTCATTGCCCCGTACGTGGTGGCGCAGCAGTTCATCATTCTCCTTGGCGTTGCGTCCCACCAGGAGGGTGAACTGACCGCTTTGGATCACAAGGCCCGGGCTTTTCTGCTGCGCGCTTGTCTGGCTTGCCGTGTCGGCAAGCTCCTTCCTGAATGCGCGTATCGCCTCATCCTTTTCCAGATTTGGGTCGAGCAGGTGTTCGTAACGAAGTTGTTCGCGCAGCAGGGCTTCTCTTGCTTTTTCCACTTCGCCAAGGGCATTCTCATACGTTCCCTTCGCTTTTTGGTATTTCTCATAGTAGAGGAGGATGTTCTCCCTGGCCTTGAGCTTCTCATCGAGTTCGATGGTCAGCAGTGTCTGGGTTTCCCAGTCTTCGACTTCGATGCTGGCTTTCCTTCCGTCCAGAAGATGCTGGTTGGCGCTCAGCAGGTCCGCTTTCTTTCGCCAGAGTTCATACCCTTCATGCGCCTTGAGGGTGCGCATCTGGCTGGCAAGGGTGCTGCCCAAGGTTTTCAGGACCCTGTCTCGTTTTGCCTCAACCTTGGCCAGGAGCTGTTCATACGTGAGGAGGTTGCTCTGGTTGCCGTACTCCTGCTCGATCTGGCGGTTGAACGAGAGCTCAGTTCTCTGGCGTAC includes:
- a CDS encoding (d)CMP kinase — encoded protein: MRIAISGKSGCGNTTVSKLVADALGFTMINFTFRTLSEEKGIEFWTFCKQAEHTDEYDLEVDRRQVEMAMAQEHCVLGSRLAIWMLKDADLKIYLTASSEERARRITEREGGSLSERMEQTQRRDANDSKRYLRLYGIDNSDTSIADLVIDTSQLGPEQVADLIIAEVHKRDKH
- the miaA gene encoding tRNA (adenosine(37)-N6)-dimethylallyltransferase MiaA, with translation MKSISKPQKKPDFGKPIIFIFGPTGVGKTELLLDLDPQRFSVINADSIQVYRYLDIGSAKAPQSVQAAIKHYLIDIQDPWQQFSVGDFIEQADQACRELWDEGKVPVVCGGTAYYFKHFLFGLSEAPPSDELIRKHIATQIEEQGRAWAYEYLERVDPVSFARIHSSDIYRISRALEVWETCGRPLSSFSIPTEKRNGMQPLVIGLQREPEVLRQRLGLRIKMMFDEGLEEEIRSLIRRGAQSWWPGLQGIGYREFFQAREHGEWSRSLIADQIERNSRFYAKRQLTFFRSFADALWKDPSDKQEILDCIGEYLRTVSG
- the amrB gene encoding AmmeMemoRadiSam system protein B; translated protein: MLEAHHQVIFYPEDPAELEKATQTRESAEHLCTLPSALLCPHAAYDLSMEALHASFSLASGLPCKLVVVLVPLHQEVLLCDEPAFVFSPTQEGMVVGGMHIRFATGMRMHLQTLHAPHLALQDSYFEEESAFELTLPFIHSYLPDTPVLGLAVGSCTKEQTAKLAYLLRTITEKEPDTLFVVSSNANALLPSDVAADHANTLADLLRQGSDLWEAGQHHLISCCNLPSLEAIRRQPWAIRRWQLNSWYCKGQEHPAPSVLGEGKEKDVWHLSASLGERHASETNL
- a CDS encoding NFACT RNA binding domain-containing protein; its protein translation is MSLNWREIALILDELPLLGSSLQQTLQHDFHSLSWQFYHPQAGRWILYTEFGTSFSRLHMLTESLQVNQRGKTAKLQRFIQFCRANLEGSKVVGVKQATGDRLVQLTLDNHGRLLHLILRFYSGPGANVIVTDSEHTILDLLYRRPGRGEQSSGTFTLPEEQEVREDSFPVRQRTELSFNRQIEQEYGNQSNLLTYEQLLAKVEAKRDRVLKTLGSTLASQMRTLKAHEGYELWRKKADLLSANQHLLDGRKASIEVEDWETQTLLTIELDEKLKARENILLYYEKYQKAKGTYENALGEVEKAREALLREQLRYEHLLDPNLEKDEAIRAFRKELADTASQTSAQQKSPGLVIQSGQFTLLVGRNAKENDELLRHHVRGNDYWMHTRDFPGGYVFIKFVKNKSVPLDVLLDAANLALVFSKAKSQGKADLYYTQVKHLRRAKGGKTGLVLPTQEKNLSVVLDESRLARLLLEDEHA